The following proteins come from a genomic window of Chiroxiphia lanceolata isolate bChiLan1 chromosome 16, bChiLan1.pri, whole genome shotgun sequence:
- the AP5Z1 gene encoding AP-5 complex subunit zeta-1 isoform X1, whose translation MFSAAAESFLRQAREIHEEELRRFAGRVSALLQGPEPGAEAAEGLRRLHLTVAATKYPRRLDGKFVELLQTVLCSPKSPEQVQVLCAAILREMSPCNDLILRCDEIQDTKLLSLVSSVLLAQGNKKGEVAAVGQRVVKVLERRLPEGQSALFLLPVLANVISLSPESLTEEQTDAVSRKLADWLRYASTQQGVVQPSGGFFSSPRTKQPAPVTEVDGAIATDFFTVLSVGQHYTQDQWLNVQAFSMLRNWLLLYGGQEGKAPNPGDKPGMDRSVTSVVSTTSTPSRLLPPKEHLREKAFEYCQRLVEQSTRRPLKKDDGDLQRACLIEAVTIMDIICKQDSSYVYRAVSFLKTLHGRICGDATYARALLPIAQFFLNHSKLAAVDSDAIYKHLFTDIPAQLFHNPSLAFEFVQFCKDNSQLFTDTSTIFRQSFPNLFKFLAWNSPPLISEFVDLLPFLLDAGTAIEIFHLLLDLPCLTAALDIQLRAAALPTSEKATSDPAVKPTTCLEAFRHPLYKSTFQHLLRTKSAPEDTPESLIPLRQLLGSLAGNPRVVQCAETVPVLLELFFRVVAESADGSLINQLVVLLLQRSDQLYEIPVFKDDVYRVLSSQLAMLCKLRPALVVELSTEILEFSGAVSNIQSKEPIFTHMVWAVGEYLSVSYDKRCTVEQITWFFETLEAVLFEITQFRPLASTPSCAPRAISVLMATLTKLAARSQDLIPRVSMFLSKMRTFVQSPAVTSVYCEEDLEEILIRATELMNLLKMPSVAQFVFNPPMDVASTRLQREMNDSLPLALRMVTHLLEPAPGCTPV comes from the exons ATGTTCTCGGCGGCCGCCGAGAGTTTCCTCAGGCAGGCGAG GGAGATCCATGAGGAGGAGCTGCGGAGGTTCGCCGGCCGCGTGTCCGCCCTCCTGCAGGGCCCCGAGCCGGGCGCCGAGGCCGCGGAAGGGCTGCGGAGGCTGCACCTCACCGTGGCCGCCACCAAGTACCCCCGCAG GCTGGATGGCAAGTTTGTGGAGCTGTTGCAGACAGTGCTGTGCTCGCCCAAAAGCCCTGAGCAGGTTCAGGTGTTATGTGCTGCCATCCTGAGAGAGATGTCACCTTGCAATGATCTGATCCTCCGCTGTGATGAGATTCAGGATACAAAGCTCTTGAGCCTGGTATCCTCCGTCCTTCTGGCTCAG ggaaacAAGAAGGGTGAAgtggctgctgtggggcagcGGGTTGTAAAAGTCCTTGAAAGAAGATTGCCCGAGGGTCAGAGTGCTCTGTTCCTCCTTCCTGTCCTGGCAAATGTCATCAGTCTCTCACCAGAATCTCTAACTGAAG AGCAGACCGATGCTGTCAGCAGGAAGCTGGCTGACTGGCTGAGGTATGCAAGTACTCAGCAAGGAGTTGTTCAGCCCTCAGGAGGTTTCTTCTCCAGTCCCAGAACCAAACAG CCTGCTCCTGTTACAGAGGTGGATGGTGCCATTGCCACAGACTTCTTCACAGTGCTCTCAGTGGGCCAGCACTACACACAGGACCAGTGGCTCAATGTGCAGGCCTTCTCCATGCTGAGAAACTGGCTGCTGCTCTATGGGGGCCAGGAGGGGAAGGCCCCTAATCCAG GTGACAAACCAGGAATGGACAGGTCTGTTACATCCGTGGTCTCAACTACATCCACCCCTAGTCGCCTGCTTCCCCCGAAGGAGCATCTGCGAGAGAAAGCCTTCGAGTACTGCCAGCGGCTGGTTGAGCAGAGCACCCGGC GACCCCTGAAGAAAGATGACGGAGACCTGCAGAGAGCT tgTCTCATTGAGGCGGTGACGATCATGGACATCATCTGCAAGCAGGACTCCTCCTACGTGTACCGTGCTGTCTCCTTCCTGAAAACCCTGCATGGCAGGATTTGTGGGGATGCCACTTATGCCAGGGCACTACTGCCCATTGCCCAGTTCTTCCTGAACCACA GCAAACTGGCAGCTGTGGATTCAGATGCAATCTACAAACACTTGTTCACTGATATCCCGGCCCAGCTCTTCCACAACCCATCACTGGCCTTCGAATTTGTCCAGTTCTGCAAAGACAACAGCCAGCTCTTCACGGACACCTCCACCATATTCAGGCAGAGCTTCCCAAATCTTTTCAAG TTCCTGGCATGGAACAGCCCACCTCTTATCTCAGAGTTTGTGGACCTTCTCCCATTTCTGCTGGATGCAGGCACAGCCATTGAGATCTTCCATTTGCTGCTTGACCTGCCCTGtctgacagcagctctggaCATCCAGCTCAG ggcagctgctcTTCCTACCTCTGAGAAGGCCACAAGTGACCCAGCTGTGAAACCAACCACCTGCCTGGAAGCCTTTCGTCATCCCCTCTACAAGAGCACATTCCAGCATCTTCTCCGCACCAAATCTGCTCCTGAGGACACCCCAGAGAG TCTGATTCCACTTCGGCAGCTGCTGGGATCCCTGGCTGGCAACCCAAGGGTGGTGCAGTGTGCAGAGACTGTCCCTGTCCTATTGGAGCTCTTTTTCAGGGTGGTGGCAGAG TCTGCAGATGGGTCTCTGATAAACcagctggtggtgctgctgctgcagaggagcgACCAGCTCTACGAGATCCCAGTGTTCAAAGATGACGTGTACAg ggtgcTGAGCTCACAGCTGGCCATGCTCTGCAAGCTGCGCCCTGCACTTGTCGTGGAACTGTCCACAGAGATTCTGGAGTTCTCAGGAGCAGTCAGCAACATCCAGAGCAAGGAGCCCATCTTCACCCACATG GTCTGGGCTGTCGGGGAGTACCTGTCGGTGTCCTACGACAAGCGCTGCACTGTGGAGCAGATCACATGGTTCTTTGAGACCCTGGAGGCCGTGCTGTTTGAGATCACCCAGTTCCGGCCACTGGCCAGcacccccagctgtgccccccGTGCCATCAGTGTCCTCATGGCCACCTTGACCAAGCTGGCAGCCCGCAGCCAGGACTTGATCCCCAG agTGTCCATGTTCCTGTCCAAGATGAGGACATTTGTGCAGAGCCCTGCTGTCACCTCTGTTTACTGTGAGGAGGACCTTGAGGAGATCCTTATTCGGGCAACTGAGCTCATGAACCTGCTGAAGATGCCCAGCGTGGCTCAGTTTGTGTTCAACCCCCCCATGGATGTGGCCAGCACACGGCTTCAGAGAGAGATGAATGACTCCCTGCCTTTGGCCCTGAGGATGGTCACCCATCTCCTGGAACCAGCTCCTGGCTGCACGCCAGTATGA
- the AP5Z1 gene encoding AP-5 complex subunit zeta-1 isoform X3 → MFSAAAESFLRQAREIHEEELRRFAGRVSALLQGPEPGAEAAEGLRRLHLTVAATKYPRRLDGKFVELLQTVLCSPKSPEQVQVLCAAILREMSPCNDLILRCDEIQDTKLLSLVSSVLLAQGNKKGEVAAVGQRVVKVLERRLPEGQSALFLLPVLANVISLSPESLTEEQTDAVSRKLADWLRYASTQQGVVQPSGGFFSSPRTKQPAPVTEVDGAIATDFFTVLSVGQHYTQDQWLNVQAFSMLRNWLLLYGGQEGKAPNPGDKPGMDRSVTSVVSTTSTPSRLLPPKEHLREKAFEYCQRLVEQSTRRPLKKDDGDLQRACLIEAVTIMDIICKQDSSYVYRAVSFLKTLHGRICGDATYARALLPIAQFFLNHSTAIEIFHLLLDLPCLTAALDIQLRAAALPTSEKATSDPAVKPTTCLEAFRHPLYKSTFQHLLRTKSAPEDTPESLIPLRQLLGSLAGNPRVVQCAETVPVLLELFFRVVAESADGSLINQLVVLLLQRSDQLYEIPVFKDDVYRVLSSQLAMLCKLRPALVVELSTEILEFSGAVSNIQSKEPIFTHMVWAVGEYLSVSYDKRCTVEQITWFFETLEAVLFEITQFRPLASTPSCAPRAISVLMATLTKLAARSQDLIPRVSMFLSKMRTFVQSPAVTSVYCEEDLEEILIRATELMNLLKMPSVAQFVFNPPMDVASTRLQREMNDSLPLALRMVTHLLEPAPGCTPV, encoded by the exons ATGTTCTCGGCGGCCGCCGAGAGTTTCCTCAGGCAGGCGAG GGAGATCCATGAGGAGGAGCTGCGGAGGTTCGCCGGCCGCGTGTCCGCCCTCCTGCAGGGCCCCGAGCCGGGCGCCGAGGCCGCGGAAGGGCTGCGGAGGCTGCACCTCACCGTGGCCGCCACCAAGTACCCCCGCAG GCTGGATGGCAAGTTTGTGGAGCTGTTGCAGACAGTGCTGTGCTCGCCCAAAAGCCCTGAGCAGGTTCAGGTGTTATGTGCTGCCATCCTGAGAGAGATGTCACCTTGCAATGATCTGATCCTCCGCTGTGATGAGATTCAGGATACAAAGCTCTTGAGCCTGGTATCCTCCGTCCTTCTGGCTCAG ggaaacAAGAAGGGTGAAgtggctgctgtggggcagcGGGTTGTAAAAGTCCTTGAAAGAAGATTGCCCGAGGGTCAGAGTGCTCTGTTCCTCCTTCCTGTCCTGGCAAATGTCATCAGTCTCTCACCAGAATCTCTAACTGAAG AGCAGACCGATGCTGTCAGCAGGAAGCTGGCTGACTGGCTGAGGTATGCAAGTACTCAGCAAGGAGTTGTTCAGCCCTCAGGAGGTTTCTTCTCCAGTCCCAGAACCAAACAG CCTGCTCCTGTTACAGAGGTGGATGGTGCCATTGCCACAGACTTCTTCACAGTGCTCTCAGTGGGCCAGCACTACACACAGGACCAGTGGCTCAATGTGCAGGCCTTCTCCATGCTGAGAAACTGGCTGCTGCTCTATGGGGGCCAGGAGGGGAAGGCCCCTAATCCAG GTGACAAACCAGGAATGGACAGGTCTGTTACATCCGTGGTCTCAACTACATCCACCCCTAGTCGCCTGCTTCCCCCGAAGGAGCATCTGCGAGAGAAAGCCTTCGAGTACTGCCAGCGGCTGGTTGAGCAGAGCACCCGGC GACCCCTGAAGAAAGATGACGGAGACCTGCAGAGAGCT tgTCTCATTGAGGCGGTGACGATCATGGACATCATCTGCAAGCAGGACTCCTCCTACGTGTACCGTGCTGTCTCCTTCCTGAAAACCCTGCATGGCAGGATTTGTGGGGATGCCACTTATGCCAGGGCACTACTGCCCATTGCCCAGTTCTTCCTGAACCACA GCACAGCCATTGAGATCTTCCATTTGCTGCTTGACCTGCCCTGtctgacagcagctctggaCATCCAGCTCAG ggcagctgctcTTCCTACCTCTGAGAAGGCCACAAGTGACCCAGCTGTGAAACCAACCACCTGCCTGGAAGCCTTTCGTCATCCCCTCTACAAGAGCACATTCCAGCATCTTCTCCGCACCAAATCTGCTCCTGAGGACACCCCAGAGAG TCTGATTCCACTTCGGCAGCTGCTGGGATCCCTGGCTGGCAACCCAAGGGTGGTGCAGTGTGCAGAGACTGTCCCTGTCCTATTGGAGCTCTTTTTCAGGGTGGTGGCAGAG TCTGCAGATGGGTCTCTGATAAACcagctggtggtgctgctgctgcagaggagcgACCAGCTCTACGAGATCCCAGTGTTCAAAGATGACGTGTACAg ggtgcTGAGCTCACAGCTGGCCATGCTCTGCAAGCTGCGCCCTGCACTTGTCGTGGAACTGTCCACAGAGATTCTGGAGTTCTCAGGAGCAGTCAGCAACATCCAGAGCAAGGAGCCCATCTTCACCCACATG GTCTGGGCTGTCGGGGAGTACCTGTCGGTGTCCTACGACAAGCGCTGCACTGTGGAGCAGATCACATGGTTCTTTGAGACCCTGGAGGCCGTGCTGTTTGAGATCACCCAGTTCCGGCCACTGGCCAGcacccccagctgtgccccccGTGCCATCAGTGTCCTCATGGCCACCTTGACCAAGCTGGCAGCCCGCAGCCAGGACTTGATCCCCAG agTGTCCATGTTCCTGTCCAAGATGAGGACATTTGTGCAGAGCCCTGCTGTCACCTCTGTTTACTGTGAGGAGGACCTTGAGGAGATCCTTATTCGGGCAACTGAGCTCATGAACCTGCTGAAGATGCCCAGCGTGGCTCAGTTTGTGTTCAACCCCCCCATGGATGTGGCCAGCACACGGCTTCAGAGAGAGATGAATGACTCCCTGCCTTTGGCCCTGAGGATGGTCACCCATCTCCTGGAACCAGCTCCTGGCTGCACGCCAGTATGA
- the AP5Z1 gene encoding AP-5 complex subunit zeta-1 isoform X2, translated as MFSAAAESFLRQAREIHEEELRRFAGRVSALLQGPEPGAEAAEGLRRLHLTVAATKYPRRLDGKFVELLQTVLCSPKSPEQVQVLCAAILREMSPCNDLILRCDEIQDTKLLSLVSSVLLAQGNKKGEVAAVGQRVVKVLERRLPEGQSALFLLPVLANVISLSPESLTEEQTDAVSRKLADWLRYASTQQGVVQPSGGFFSSPRTKQPAPVTEVDGAIATDFFTVLSVGQHYTQDQWLNVQAFSMLRNWLLLYGGQEGKAPNPGMDRSVTSVVSTTSTPSRLLPPKEHLREKAFEYCQRLVEQSTRRPLKKDDGDLQRACLIEAVTIMDIICKQDSSYVYRAVSFLKTLHGRICGDATYARALLPIAQFFLNHSKLAAVDSDAIYKHLFTDIPAQLFHNPSLAFEFVQFCKDNSQLFTDTSTIFRQSFPNLFKFLAWNSPPLISEFVDLLPFLLDAGTAIEIFHLLLDLPCLTAALDIQLRAAALPTSEKATSDPAVKPTTCLEAFRHPLYKSTFQHLLRTKSAPEDTPESLIPLRQLLGSLAGNPRVVQCAETVPVLLELFFRVVAESADGSLINQLVVLLLQRSDQLYEIPVFKDDVYRVLSSQLAMLCKLRPALVVELSTEILEFSGAVSNIQSKEPIFTHMVWAVGEYLSVSYDKRCTVEQITWFFETLEAVLFEITQFRPLASTPSCAPRAISVLMATLTKLAARSQDLIPRVSMFLSKMRTFVQSPAVTSVYCEEDLEEILIRATELMNLLKMPSVAQFVFNPPMDVASTRLQREMNDSLPLALRMVTHLLEPAPGCTPV; from the exons ATGTTCTCGGCGGCCGCCGAGAGTTTCCTCAGGCAGGCGAG GGAGATCCATGAGGAGGAGCTGCGGAGGTTCGCCGGCCGCGTGTCCGCCCTCCTGCAGGGCCCCGAGCCGGGCGCCGAGGCCGCGGAAGGGCTGCGGAGGCTGCACCTCACCGTGGCCGCCACCAAGTACCCCCGCAG GCTGGATGGCAAGTTTGTGGAGCTGTTGCAGACAGTGCTGTGCTCGCCCAAAAGCCCTGAGCAGGTTCAGGTGTTATGTGCTGCCATCCTGAGAGAGATGTCACCTTGCAATGATCTGATCCTCCGCTGTGATGAGATTCAGGATACAAAGCTCTTGAGCCTGGTATCCTCCGTCCTTCTGGCTCAG ggaaacAAGAAGGGTGAAgtggctgctgtggggcagcGGGTTGTAAAAGTCCTTGAAAGAAGATTGCCCGAGGGTCAGAGTGCTCTGTTCCTCCTTCCTGTCCTGGCAAATGTCATCAGTCTCTCACCAGAATCTCTAACTGAAG AGCAGACCGATGCTGTCAGCAGGAAGCTGGCTGACTGGCTGAGGTATGCAAGTACTCAGCAAGGAGTTGTTCAGCCCTCAGGAGGTTTCTTCTCCAGTCCCAGAACCAAACAG CCTGCTCCTGTTACAGAGGTGGATGGTGCCATTGCCACAGACTTCTTCACAGTGCTCTCAGTGGGCCAGCACTACACACAGGACCAGTGGCTCAATGTGCAGGCCTTCTCCATGCTGAGAAACTGGCTGCTGCTCTATGGGGGCCAGGAGGGGAAGGCCCCTAATCCAG GAATGGACAGGTCTGTTACATCCGTGGTCTCAACTACATCCACCCCTAGTCGCCTGCTTCCCCCGAAGGAGCATCTGCGAGAGAAAGCCTTCGAGTACTGCCAGCGGCTGGTTGAGCAGAGCACCCGGC GACCCCTGAAGAAAGATGACGGAGACCTGCAGAGAGCT tgTCTCATTGAGGCGGTGACGATCATGGACATCATCTGCAAGCAGGACTCCTCCTACGTGTACCGTGCTGTCTCCTTCCTGAAAACCCTGCATGGCAGGATTTGTGGGGATGCCACTTATGCCAGGGCACTACTGCCCATTGCCCAGTTCTTCCTGAACCACA GCAAACTGGCAGCTGTGGATTCAGATGCAATCTACAAACACTTGTTCACTGATATCCCGGCCCAGCTCTTCCACAACCCATCACTGGCCTTCGAATTTGTCCAGTTCTGCAAAGACAACAGCCAGCTCTTCACGGACACCTCCACCATATTCAGGCAGAGCTTCCCAAATCTTTTCAAG TTCCTGGCATGGAACAGCCCACCTCTTATCTCAGAGTTTGTGGACCTTCTCCCATTTCTGCTGGATGCAGGCACAGCCATTGAGATCTTCCATTTGCTGCTTGACCTGCCCTGtctgacagcagctctggaCATCCAGCTCAG ggcagctgctcTTCCTACCTCTGAGAAGGCCACAAGTGACCCAGCTGTGAAACCAACCACCTGCCTGGAAGCCTTTCGTCATCCCCTCTACAAGAGCACATTCCAGCATCTTCTCCGCACCAAATCTGCTCCTGAGGACACCCCAGAGAG TCTGATTCCACTTCGGCAGCTGCTGGGATCCCTGGCTGGCAACCCAAGGGTGGTGCAGTGTGCAGAGACTGTCCCTGTCCTATTGGAGCTCTTTTTCAGGGTGGTGGCAGAG TCTGCAGATGGGTCTCTGATAAACcagctggtggtgctgctgctgcagaggagcgACCAGCTCTACGAGATCCCAGTGTTCAAAGATGACGTGTACAg ggtgcTGAGCTCACAGCTGGCCATGCTCTGCAAGCTGCGCCCTGCACTTGTCGTGGAACTGTCCACAGAGATTCTGGAGTTCTCAGGAGCAGTCAGCAACATCCAGAGCAAGGAGCCCATCTTCACCCACATG GTCTGGGCTGTCGGGGAGTACCTGTCGGTGTCCTACGACAAGCGCTGCACTGTGGAGCAGATCACATGGTTCTTTGAGACCCTGGAGGCCGTGCTGTTTGAGATCACCCAGTTCCGGCCACTGGCCAGcacccccagctgtgccccccGTGCCATCAGTGTCCTCATGGCCACCTTGACCAAGCTGGCAGCCCGCAGCCAGGACTTGATCCCCAG agTGTCCATGTTCCTGTCCAAGATGAGGACATTTGTGCAGAGCCCTGCTGTCACCTCTGTTTACTGTGAGGAGGACCTTGAGGAGATCCTTATTCGGGCAACTGAGCTCATGAACCTGCTGAAGATGCCCAGCGTGGCTCAGTTTGTGTTCAACCCCCCCATGGATGTGGCCAGCACACGGCTTCAGAGAGAGATGAATGACTCCCTGCCTTTGGCCCTGAGGATGGTCACCCATCTCCTGGAACCAGCTCCTGGCTGCACGCCAGTATGA